A part of Populus alba chromosome 8, ASM523922v2, whole genome shotgun sequence genomic DNA contains:
- the LOC118032842 gene encoding uncharacterized protein: MFQERHHQHLGPPHGILLAVVVSIVVLAPFIFGDQGQAITEAFAELLSPMGLLLLPIILLLTIQFLSSDRGSFVSTVFFTGEPESIHRVSGSPVGVALFLVLILFLLYNRLSIFGGGDDSAD, translated from the coding sequence atgtttCAAGAGAGACATCATCAACATCTTGGTCCGCCCCATGGAATACTACTAGCAGTAGTAGTATCCATAGTGGTGCTAGCTCCATTCATCTTTGGTGACCAAGGTCAAGCCATAACTGAGGCTTTTGCTGAGCTTTTAAGTCCAATGGGTCTGTTGCTCTTGCCCATTATCCTTCTCTTGACCATCCAGTTCCTTTCTTCTGATCGTGGCTCGTTTGTCTCCACTGTCTTCTTTACTGGTGAGCCTGAGTCCATCCACCGAGTTAGTGGATCACCTGTTGGTGTTGCGCTGTTTCTTGTTCTGATCTTGTTCTTGCTTTACAATCGTCTGTCCATTTTCGGTGGTGGAGATGATTCCGCTGATTAA